The proteins below come from a single Iocasia fonsfrigidae genomic window:
- a CDS encoding TRAP transporter substrate-binding protein: MKKFNLSTVLIMSMVFVLVVSAGALAGQVSIKLGFGSQLDPFDASSAGMMYFKQYVETESNGNIKVDLFPANQLGSNDEMLEQVKRGTIEMATSMGSGQLAAKYYPNFYMFDIPYLFKSTKVAWDVVNPNNEFMKGLLEDMAQKSGVRPLGFYVEGRRHFTNNVRSIHTPADMKGLKIRTMSVPAHMEMVKALGASPTPIAYSELYGAMQTGVVDGQENPINNINYLKAYEVQKYVTLDGHITYMVPLVINEKFYQGLTEDQQRIIREGALESFRINNAVSSIQNMIGLKEVKEHGMKVTILTDEQLQQFRDAARPKVLKFIRKQVEDQDIIDELFAEIEKYEY, encoded by the coding sequence ATGAAAAAGTTTAACCTATCTACAGTATTAATCATGTCAATGGTCTTTGTATTAGTTGTAAGTGCAGGTGCTTTAGCAGGTCAGGTTTCAATTAAATTAGGATTTGGTAGTCAATTAGATCCTTTTGATGCTTCTAGTGCTGGTATGATGTATTTCAAACAATACGTTGAGACAGAATCAAATGGAAATATTAAAGTTGACTTATTTCCAGCTAATCAGTTAGGAAGTAATGATGAGATGCTTGAACAGGTAAAAAGAGGGACGATTGAAATGGCTACAAGTATGGGGAGTGGACAGTTAGCTGCAAAGTATTATCCAAATTTCTATATGTTTGATATTCCATATTTGTTTAAATCTACTAAGGTAGCTTGGGATGTAGTTAATCCTAATAATGAGTTTATGAAGGGATTATTGGAAGATATGGCTCAAAAGTCAGGCGTTAGACCTCTTGGATTTTATGTAGAAGGGAGACGCCACTTTACTAATAATGTTCGTTCAATTCATACTCCAGCAGATATGAAAGGTTTAAAGATTAGAACAATGTCTGTACCGGCACATATGGAAATGGTTAAGGCATTAGGAGCATCACCTACACCAATTGCTTATTCAGAGCTTTATGGCGCGATGCAGACAGGAGTAGTAGATGGGCAGGAAAATCCAATAAACAATATTAATTATTTAAAGGCTTATGAAGTACAAAAATATGTTACTCTTGATGGTCATATCACATATATGGTTCCCCTAGTAATAAACGAGAAATTCTATCAAGGTCTAACTGAGGATCAGCAAAGAATAATTAGAGAAGGTGCTTTAGAATCATTTAGAATTAATAATGCTGTGTCTTCAATACAGAACATGATAGGATTAAAAGAAGTAAAGGAACATGGGATGAAGGTTACTATTTTAACTGATGAACAATTACAGCAATTTAGAGATGCTGCCAGACCTAAAGTCCTTAAATTTATTCGTAAACAAGTAGAAGATCAGGATATTATTGACGAATTATTTGCTGAAATTGAAAAATATGAGTATTAA
- the dapA gene encoding 4-hydroxy-tetrahydrodipicolinate synthase, with protein MFNPEGIIVAMVTPMTSNEDLDEAILRKAVNYYIDKGVQGLFCLSTNGEFFSLTYEEKIRMVEIVIDEAKGRVQVWVGTGGITTREVIKLTKEVEAMGADAVSVITPYVISPSQEEMFVHYQRIAESVKLPIIIYNIPAKTQVSISPDIVQQLAEIDNVVGIKDSSGDFKNILQYIQLTPADFSVLSGNDGLVYWTLLAGGKGSVSGMANIFPEIMVGIYRLWKEGKYEEAKEMQDKIAPIRSTLGLNTFPSIVKTAMELSGKPVGPTRSPILMPDESIKTKVKEVINKHYLQYTSSF; from the coding sequence ATGTTTAATCCGGAGGGAATAATTGTTGCCATGGTTACTCCTATGACTTCAAATGAGGACCTTGATGAAGCAATATTACGTAAAGCTGTAAACTATTATATTGACAAAGGTGTACAGGGATTATTTTGTTTAAGTACTAATGGAGAGTTTTTCTCTTTAACTTATGAAGAAAAGATACGAATGGTTGAAATAGTAATAGATGAAGCTAAAGGAAGAGTTCAGGTATGGGTTGGTACTGGCGGAATAACTACCAGGGAAGTAATTAAACTTACCAAAGAAGTGGAAGCTATGGGTGCCGATGCAGTTTCTGTAATTACACCTTATGTGATCTCACCTTCACAGGAAGAAATGTTTGTTCACTATCAGCGTATTGCTGAAAGTGTTAAGCTACCGATTATAATTTATAATATTCCTGCTAAGACACAGGTTTCTATTTCCCCAGATATTGTACAGCAGCTGGCAGAGATTGATAATGTTGTGGGCATTAAAGATAGTAGTGGAGATTTTAAAAATATCCTGCAATATATCCAATTAACACCTGCAGATTTTAGTGTATTATCAGGTAATGATGGATTAGTATACTGGACTTTACTGGCAGGAGGTAAAGGGTCTGTTAGTGGTATGGCCAATATTTTCCCCGAAATAATGGTAGGTATATACCGTTTATGGAAAGAAGGAAAATATGAAGAGGCAAAAGAAATGCAGGATAAAATTGCTCCAATTCGGAGTACTCTGGGTTTAAATACCTTTCCATCAATTGTTAAGACAGCTATGGAACTAAGCGGTAAGCCTGTTGGTCCAACTAGAAGTCCAATTCTAATGCCTGATGAAAGTATAAAAACGAAAGTCAAGGAAGTTATTAATAAACATTATTTGCAATACACATCTTCCTTTTAA
- a CDS encoding transposase, with protein MSNYTKFIYQLKRKVSNFSKSISKNLSKPKTKFITQMIYGLLKGQSVLLSNIARSLKEDILFKKTVERLSRNLENFNQQEELITDYLNKIKPHIDDNTVFCCDKSDIVKPYSKELEALDRVRDGSKGETEKGYDTFEIAALTDNKELPIEVYSHIYSSLESGFKSRNIEALKGLNFIEKHFGKKGIYALDRGYDANLYYKYFTDSNKDFVIRAKSNRNLIYKGRSINIKKIADLYKGKYVYCYTNQDNKERKLKFSYAPIKLPALKDKNLTLVIVRGLGNNPMMLITNLRPKAKKLTLTILKAYIKRWRIEEYFRFKKQKFDFENFRVRSLKRIRNLDLILSIAIGFLALFSNKKKQTELKIIVKKVSDRIFNLPDFDYYAIADGFKAILEKSYTGINSFLKSYYQKQRSQNNLQLSLPL; from the coding sequence ATGAGTAATTATACCAAATTTATTTACCAATTGAAACGAAAAGTAAGCAATTTTTCTAAAAGTATTTCTAAAAACCTATCAAAACCTAAAACTAAATTTATTACTCAAATGATTTATGGTTTACTAAAAGGTCAATCAGTACTTTTAAGTAATATTGCTCGTTCTCTTAAAGAAGATATCCTTTTCAAAAAAACTGTTGAACGTTTATCCAGAAACCTTGAAAATTTTAATCAACAAGAAGAACTAATTACTGATTATCTAAATAAGATTAAACCACATATTGATGATAATACTGTTTTCTGCTGTGACAAATCAGATATAGTAAAACCCTACAGTAAAGAACTGGAGGCTCTTGATAGAGTTAGAGATGGTAGCAAAGGTGAAACTGAAAAAGGTTATGATACTTTTGAAATAGCTGCTCTAACTGATAATAAAGAACTGCCTATAGAAGTATACTCTCATATCTACTCAAGTTTAGAATCTGGTTTTAAAAGTAGAAATATTGAAGCATTAAAAGGTCTTAATTTTATTGAAAAGCATTTTGGAAAAAAAGGTATTTATGCCCTTGATAGAGGCTATGATGCCAATCTTTATTATAAATATTTTACTGATAGCAATAAAGATTTTGTAATTAGGGCTAAAAGTAACCGCAATCTTATTTATAAAGGCAGAAGCATAAATATTAAGAAAATAGCTGATCTATACAAAGGTAAATATGTCTATTGCTATACCAACCAGGATAACAAAGAAAGAAAATTAAAATTTAGTTATGCTCCAATTAAATTACCAGCTTTAAAAGATAAAAATTTAACTCTTGTAATAGTTAGAGGCCTTGGAAATAATCCAATGATGTTAATTACAAATTTAAGGCCAAAGGCTAAAAAACTTACTCTTACCATTTTAAAAGCATATATTAAAAGATGGAGAATAGAAGAATATTTTAGATTCAAAAAACAGAAGTTTGACTTTGAAAATTTTAGAGTAAGATCTTTAAAAAGAATAAGAAATTTAGATTTAATTTTATCAATAGCAATAGGATTTTTAGCTCTATTTTCAAACAAGAAAAAACAGACCGAACTCAAGATAATTGTAAAGAAGGTTTCTGATAGAATATTTAATCTCCCGGATTTTGATTATTATGCAATAGCAGATGGTTTTAAAGCTATTTTAGAGAAATCATACACTGGAATAAATTCGTTTTTAAAAAGTTATTACCAAAAACAGCGATCACAAAACAATTTACAACTTTCTTTACCATTATGA
- a CDS encoding iron-containing alcohol dehydrogenase, whose amino-acid sequence MQDIIFQIPKRVEIGFSKSEQVGEIVEELGISRLLVVVDNNLMKLGLIDSILALLKDLGISFSIFDEIKGEPTIDEIDQAIKKLNIINRFDGIIGIGGGSTLDTAKLLAVANSVEDSVKEFIGKKITEPGLPTIMIPTTSGTGSEATPNAIVKNVEKNIKLGLIGPALIPKVVILDPELTISLPPKITAETGIDAFTHAIECFICNKANEMSDLYALEGIRLISKYLPLAVKNGENKEARYKMILGSFYGGVAITNSGTGAVHALAYPLGGKYGVSHGLSNAILLADVMEFNSSAVPDKFVRVAEKMSIKRDGLSTGQIVVRVVEAIKDLTREVGIKVDTINIAENDIKDLAKSAMTVERLLNNNPRLVEYKDAKRIYKKVFVD is encoded by the coding sequence ATGCAAGATATTATTTTTCAAATACCAAAAAGAGTAGAAATAGGTTTTTCTAAGAGTGAACAGGTAGGAGAAATAGTTGAAGAATTAGGTATTTCTAGATTACTTGTAGTAGTAGATAATAATTTGATGAAATTAGGACTTATAGACAGCATATTAGCTCTCTTAAAAGATTTAGGAATATCATTTTCAATATTTGATGAAATAAAAGGGGAGCCTACTATTGATGAGATAGATCAAGCCATAAAAAAACTTAATATAATAAATAGATTTGATGGAATTATAGGTATTGGTGGAGGTAGTACTCTTGATACTGCAAAATTGCTGGCCGTTGCCAATAGTGTAGAAGATTCTGTTAAAGAGTTTATTGGTAAAAAGATAACTGAACCGGGATTACCGACAATTATGATTCCTACGACATCAGGAACTGGTTCGGAAGCAACCCCAAATGCTATTGTAAAAAATGTTGAAAAAAATATCAAATTGGGATTAATTGGACCGGCGTTAATACCGAAAGTAGTTATACTGGACCCAGAGTTAACGATATCTCTGCCGCCAAAAATTACAGCAGAAACAGGAATAGATGCCTTTACCCATGCTATTGAATGCTTTATTTGTAATAAAGCAAATGAAATGAGTGATTTATATGCTTTGGAGGGAATTCGTTTAATAAGTAAATATTTACCGTTAGCAGTTAAAAACGGAGAAAATAAAGAAGCAAGATATAAAATGATTTTAGGGAGTTTTTATGGTGGGGTAGCGATAACAAATTCTGGAACAGGGGCAGTGCATGCTCTGGCCTACCCATTAGGCGGGAAATATGGGGTAAGTCATGGGTTATCTAATGCTATTTTACTGGCTGATGTAATGGAATTCAATTCTTCAGCAGTACCAGATAAATTTGTTAGAGTGGCAGAAAAAATGAGTATTAAGAGAGATGGACTTTCAACAGGGCAGATTGTAGTTAGAGTAGTAGAGGCAATTAAAGATTTAACTAGAGAGGTCGGTATCAAGGTTGATACTATCAATATTGCTGAAAATGATATTAAGGATCTGGCTAAGTCTGCAATGACAGTAGAACGTTTATTAAATAATAATCCACGGTTAGTTGAATATAAAGATGCAAAAAGAATATATAAAAAGGTTTTTGTTGACTAA
- a CDS encoding ABC transporter substrate-binding protein: protein MKKYLLIALLLLILAGMSFSVFAQEKITIRHMEPGDEKKLGYVHELANKYMGKNPNVKVEIIEVGWGNIYQKMMSMAQTDNLPDVIYVGSRWIPVLAEMKAIKPLDQYMSQDKKDDYTKALLATAQYKNKQYGLPRAFSTKALFYRTDLIAEPPQTWEELIEVSKRIQQENPDMYGFAIAGAKHVSTTSQFFNYLFQAGGEVFDKNGEPVINSEAGVKALKYYVDLYRKHKVVPNPVEYNREELPNLFATGKIAMFICGPWGKSIIGRSPDNKETPYQTALIPKGDYRKSILVSDSYVLFKNAGEQVWDYLNFITSYENQTYQDYEYGSVPVMKDAADTEQFQKDDFFKTFIDTIETGEAQPLPIVWETFQDIMTDAIQSALMGDKTPQEALDQAVIRIKDEGIAPTR, encoded by the coding sequence TTGAAAAAATATCTATTAATTGCTCTATTGTTACTGATATTGGCAGGTATGAGTTTTTCAGTATTTGCTCAAGAAAAAATTACTATTAGACACATGGAACCAGGTGATGAGAAGAAGCTCGGATATGTCCATGAACTTGCCAATAAATACATGGGAAAAAACCCTAATGTTAAGGTTGAAATAATTGAAGTGGGTTGGGGAAATATTTATCAAAAAATGATGAGTATGGCTCAGACCGATAACTTACCTGATGTTATATACGTAGGTTCCCGCTGGATACCTGTATTAGCTGAGATGAAAGCAATTAAGCCCCTTGATCAGTATATGAGTCAAGATAAAAAAGATGACTATACTAAAGCACTGCTGGCAACTGCCCAATATAAAAATAAACAGTATGGTTTACCCAGAGCCTTTTCTACTAAAGCCCTGTTTTATAGAACTGACCTAATTGCAGAACCACCACAAACCTGGGAAGAGCTTATTGAAGTATCCAAAAGAATACAGCAGGAAAACCCGGATATGTATGGGTTCGCTATCGCCGGGGCAAAACATGTTTCTACAACTTCCCAATTTTTTAACTACCTCTTCCAGGCAGGGGGAGAGGTTTTTGATAAAAATGGTGAACCTGTAATTAACAGTGAGGCCGGTGTTAAAGCACTAAAATACTATGTGGATCTTTACCGGAAACACAAAGTTGTTCCTAATCCAGTAGAATATAATCGAGAAGAACTCCCGAATCTTTTTGCCACTGGTAAGATTGCTATGTTTATTTGTGGTCCTTGGGGCAAATCAATTATTGGTCGTTCCCCCGATAATAAAGAAACTCCCTATCAAACTGCGTTAATACCAAAGGGAGACTACCGTAAAAGCATACTGGTCTCTGATTCTTATGTTTTATTTAAAAATGCAGGTGAACAGGTCTGGGATTACCTGAATTTTATTACTAGTTATGAAAATCAGACTTATCAAGATTATGAGTATGGTTCAGTACCAGTTATGAAAGATGCTGCAGATACTGAACAATTCCAAAAAGATGATTTCTTTAAGACCTTTATTGATACTATTGAAACTGGTGAAGCACAACCATTACCGATAGTCTGGGAAACATTTCAGGATATTATGACAGACGCAATTCAGAGTGCCTTAATGGGAGATAAAACTCCCCAGGAGGCCCTTGATCAAGCTGTTATTAGGATAAAAGATGAAGGTATTGCTCCCACTAGATAA
- a CDS encoding ROK family transcriptional regulator, translating to MRKGNMKLMKNINVSLIIREFNDAGPCSRADLTEKTGLSPTTITTLIDEMIKNKLIIVIGEGESKGGRRPILLDLNPDHGYILSANISAGSISMALLDLKYNIHDSYEEELRYPVEHNIVEIIVNIINKLIKNNNIIEEKIIGLALGWSGIINQENGSVKYSAIMGLRDFLVLEPIQEKYSFPVYLENDTNLAALAENEFGYKHLENYIYVMIGSQVGAGIIIDNNIYRGKFGQAGEFGHIIVEKEGAKCVCGRKGCLTAVLSQYISVENERQFRKQFKNIDFDSPNYENFCDYLALALSNYIHLIDTEAVIFGGELVKLAPKSFYKQMKDRIKKYSMWDFYQNVQVLPATLAEDAVIMGGASFCFHNSRYFKREGGAIK from the coding sequence ATGAGAAAAGGTAATATGAAATTAATGAAAAATATAAATGTATCCTTAATTATCAGGGAATTTAATGATGCTGGTCCCTGTTCTCGAGCAGATTTAACTGAAAAAACAGGCTTGAGCCCTACTACGATTACTACCCTGATTGATGAAATGATAAAAAATAAGTTGATAATAGTAATAGGTGAAGGTGAATCAAAAGGTGGACGGAGACCAATTTTATTAGATTTAAACCCTGATCATGGTTATATACTTAGTGCTAATATTTCTGCAGGTTCTATTTCAATGGCTTTACTTGACCTCAAATATAATATTCATGATAGTTATGAAGAGGAATTAAGATATCCAGTTGAACACAATATAGTTGAAATAATAGTAAATATAATTAATAAATTGATTAAAAACAACAATATTATTGAAGAAAAAATCATTGGGCTGGCTCTCGGGTGGTCGGGAATTATTAATCAAGAAAATGGTTCTGTTAAATATTCGGCTATTATGGGTTTAAGGGATTTCCTTGTCCTTGAACCAATACAGGAAAAATATTCTTTTCCTGTATATTTAGAAAACGATACTAATTTAGCTGCTCTCGCGGAAAATGAGTTTGGCTATAAACATTTAGAAAATTATATATATGTAATGATTGGGTCCCAAGTCGGTGCTGGAATAATAATAGATAACAATATTTACCGGGGAAAATTTGGTCAGGCCGGTGAATTTGGCCATATAATTGTAGAAAAAGAAGGGGCTAAGTGTGTTTGTGGGCGTAAAGGTTGTTTAACAGCTGTTTTATCCCAGTATATTTCTGTGGAAAATGAAAGGCAATTCCGTAAACAATTTAAGAATATAGATTTTGATTCTCCAAATTATGAAAACTTTTGTGATTATCTAGCCCTGGCTCTTTCCAATTACATACATTTGATAGATACTGAGGCAGTCATTTTTGGAGGAGAGCTGGTAAAACTGGCTCCAAAGTCTTTTTACAAGCAAATGAAAGACAGAATCAAGAAATACTCGATGTGGGATTTTTATCAAAATGTACAGGTTCTGCCAGCGACTCTAGCAGAGGATGCCGTTATAATGGGAGGGGCTAGTTTTTGTTTTCATAATTCCAGGTATTTTAAGAGAGAGGGGGGAGCAATAAAATAA
- a CDS encoding hydroxyacid dehydrogenase, with protein sequence MYKILVTKPIHPIGMKILREKADVAILSSVENMEEESKDKDAIILRIGNVTKSIIEGNPNLKVIAKHGVGVDEIDVETATKFKIPVVNAPGANADSVAEHTIAMLLALVKNIRNSDINLRKGKFNYRDSAKPVGLEGKTFGVAGYGQIGKKIVEKSRGFNMNTIVYDPYAEINENQEVEFCDSIDTLFKKSDIVSLHMPLTKETINLITYKQLKLLGEKGYLINCARGEVICQSDLSLALENEIIAGAALDVFDKEPPDINEKLFSYDNIIVTPHMAALSEEAIIKMSTMVSRGVLKVLEGEMPENVVNLNQITY encoded by the coding sequence ATGTATAAGATTTTGGTTACAAAGCCGATACATCCTATTGGAATGAAAATTTTACGTGAGAAAGCAGATGTAGCAATTTTATCTAGTGTTGAAAATATGGAAGAGGAATCAAAAGATAAAGACGCAATCATTCTTAGAATAGGCAATGTTACGAAAAGTATCATTGAGGGGAATCCTAATTTAAAAGTTATAGCAAAACATGGGGTTGGAGTTGATGAAATAGATGTAGAAACTGCTACTAAATTTAAAATCCCTGTTGTAAATGCTCCTGGGGCTAATGCAGATTCGGTTGCTGAACATACTATTGCTATGTTATTAGCTCTGGTTAAAAATATAAGGAATTCTGATATTAACTTGAGAAAGGGAAAATTCAACTATAGAGATAGTGCTAAACCAGTTGGACTAGAGGGTAAAACTTTTGGCGTAGCTGGTTATGGGCAGATTGGAAAAAAAATAGTAGAAAAAAGCAGGGGCTTTAACATGAATACAATAGTTTATGACCCTTATGCTGAAATAAATGAAAATCAGGAAGTAGAATTTTGTGATAGCATTGATACCCTTTTTAAAAAATCTGATATTGTAAGTTTGCATATGCCATTAACTAAGGAAACTATAAATTTGATAACATATAAACAATTAAAATTATTGGGTGAAAAAGGGTATTTAATTAATTGTGCAAGAGGAGAAGTTATATGTCAGAGTGATTTATCATTAGCATTAGAAAATGAGATTATAGCTGGAGCAGCTTTAGATGTGTTTGATAAGGAACCACCTGATATAAATGAAAAATTATTTTCTTATGATAATATTATTGTAACTCCTCATATGGCAGCATTATCAGAAGAAGCAATTATTAAAATGTCAACGATGGTATCTAGAGGAGTATTAAAAGTTTTAGAAGGAGAAATGCCAGAAAACGTTGTAAATTTAAATCAAATAACTTACTAA
- a CDS encoding TRAP transporter small permease: MFWKILSNFSWFISLISLASGIIIIIIQVFLRYVFGFSLPWAEELARYCMIYIGMIGSALTLRESSHPSIDFIKKVLTDRGNYILDLICQIATLFFAGVIIWGGYSIFMFEGFSSRTPALRILWAFPYFSISLAGVLLFLFTVEKFINMLKVKSKDK; encoded by the coding sequence TTGTTTTGGAAAATATTATCAAATTTTAGTTGGTTTATTTCCCTTATATCTCTTGCAAGTGGTATTATAATAATTATCATTCAAGTTTTTTTGAGGTATGTATTTGGTTTTAGTCTACCATGGGCAGAAGAATTAGCAAGATATTGTATGATATATATAGGTATGATAGGGAGTGCACTAACTTTAAGAGAGAGTTCTCATCCGAGTATTGATTTTATTAAAAAAGTATTGACAGACAGAGGAAATTATATTTTAGATTTAATTTGTCAAATAGCGACTCTTTTTTTTGCAGGAGTAATAATCTGGGGTGGATATTCAATTTTTATGTTTGAAGGTTTTTCTTCAAGAACACCAGCCTTAAGAATTTTATGGGCATTCCCCTATTTTTCAATATCTCTGGCAGGAGTTTTACTATTTCTCTTTACAGTGGAAAAATTTATTAACATGTTAAAAGTTAAAAGCAAAGATAAATAA
- a CDS encoding TRAP transporter large permease, which produces MSVLAWLFLVFAILLFSGIPVSVGLGLTSLFYCVITGNYSFILMIPKRMFAGMNSFVIMAIPLFMLTGSLMNKGGVTTRLIKLSDLLVGRLRGGLAHVNVLASMLFAGITGSALSDIAAMGSVLVPAMVEDGYDKEFSTAVTAASAIQGPIIPPSIPAVLVAAVTGISTGALFLGGAIPGMLLGVGCFIIIFFLARKRKYPKNETKYTKEQIFKIIKDSIVAIMAPVIILGGILSGIFTPTEAAGIAVLYSFVVAVLIYKNVGLKSLINIMKETIIQSSKIYFIIGVATSFAWFLSLERFPDLLTNILLSYSGGSTWKILLILNVILLLWGMFISTNPGILILGPILFPIIQSFGINPVHFGVIMIVNFMIGLITPPFGVGLFSAVAIGEVSLIDLIKELWPFLIIELAVLCLVTFVPAISLFLPRLFGLI; this is translated from the coding sequence GTGAGTGTTTTAGCTTGGCTATTTCTAGTTTTTGCAATCTTGTTATTTTCAGGAATTCCAGTAAGTGTTGGACTAGGGTTAACATCACTTTTTTATTGTGTAATAACTGGAAATTATTCTTTTATCCTTATGATACCCAAGAGAATGTTTGCTGGTATGAATAGTTTTGTTATTATGGCAATTCCATTATTTATGTTGACAGGAAGTTTAATGAATAAAGGTGGAGTTACAACTCGTTTGATTAAATTGTCAGATTTGTTAGTAGGTCGTTTAAGGGGTGGATTAGCACATGTTAATGTTTTAGCGAGTATGCTTTTTGCTGGAATAACGGGGTCTGCGTTATCTGATATAGCAGCTATGGGTTCTGTCTTAGTTCCAGCAATGGTTGAGGATGGATATGATAAAGAATTTTCAACAGCTGTTACTGCTGCTTCTGCTATTCAGGGTCCTATTATTCCGCCGTCAATTCCAGCAGTATTAGTAGCAGCTGTAACAGGTATTAGTACAGGAGCCCTATTTTTGGGAGGAGCTATTCCTGGTATGCTTCTTGGTGTTGGTTGTTTTATTATTATATTCTTTTTGGCTCGAAAAAGAAAATACCCTAAAAATGAAACAAAATATACTAAAGAACAAATATTTAAAATAATTAAGGATTCAATTGTAGCAATAATGGCTCCTGTTATTATTTTAGGGGGAATATTAAGTGGTATTTTTACTCCTACTGAAGCAGCAGGAATTGCAGTTCTATATTCTTTTGTTGTTGCGGTATTAATATACAAGAATGTAGGGCTTAAGAGCTTGATAAATATTATGAAAGAAACAATTATTCAATCTTCTAAAATATACTTTATTATAGGAGTTGCGACATCTTTTGCTTGGTTTTTAAGTTTGGAACGTTTTCCAGATTTACTTACAAATATCTTGCTATCTTATAGTGGAGGTAGCACATGGAAAATACTATTGATACTCAATGTAATACTATTACTTTGGGGGATGTTTATTAGTACAAACCCAGGCATATTAATTTTAGGTCCTATTTTATTTCCTATAATACAAAGTTTTGGAATAAACCCTGTACATTTTGGTGTGATTATGATAGTTAATTTTATGATTGGGTTAATTACACCTCCATTTGGAGTTGGACTCTTCTCAGCTGTTGCAATAGGTGAAGTATCTTTAATTGATTTAATTAAAGAGTTATGGCCTTTTTTAATAATCGAATTAGCAGTTCTGTGTTTAGTTACATTTGTTCCTGCCATCTCACTTTTCTTGCCTAGATTATTTGGTTTAATCTAG
- a CDS encoding phage holin family protein, which produces MQRKTFAAKLLITMVALMITAYIVPGIYVSGFIAGLLAALILGFVNAVFKPIFTILTLPFTIITFGLFLFVINGLMLLITAAFVPGFYISGIFSAIIASIILSFINWILEGILD; this is translated from the coding sequence ATGCAACGAAAAACCTTTGCGGCCAAATTATTGATAACTATGGTTGCTTTAATGATAACAGCTTATATTGTTCCTGGAATTTATGTTAGCGGATTCATTGCTGGCCTTTTGGCAGCCTTAATATTGGGTTTTGTCAATGCTGTATTCAAGCCAATCTTTACAATATTGACATTACCATTTACAATTATAACCTTCGGTCTTTTCCTATTTGTAATAAACGGACTGATGCTGCTCATAACTGCAGCTTTTGTCCCTGGTTTTTATATTTCTGGAATCTTCTCTGCCATCATTGCTTCCATAATACTAAGTTTTATTAACTGGATTTTGGAAGGAATACTGGATTAA